In Oryza sativa Japonica Group chromosome 1, ASM3414082v1, the genomic stretch TACGTGGGCCGCGCTGGCCTCGCCGATCGACCCCGATCGCCTAACCCACCTCAGCCACAGCCCTCCCGCGAAATTCATCCTAGGATAGAACTTGGCAAAATCGATCAAAATCTCCCGGGGAAAATTCCTCTCCCGGCTTGACCATTTTCAGGTGCAGGAGAAGCACAGCACACATCACAGCAGCTACAGGGGGGATGGATTCTGGAGGCAAATATTCCGACAGCTTCTACTATCATTCTTTACCAGACAGTGAGGATTGGATCGGGACAAACAGTTGTAAATGTGACGGAGTAATGTTTGCCAGTTGTAACAGGGGGGGGAATAATCTGGACAAGGATTGGATTTGGGTAATCTCTGATACGAACAAACAGTTCAATTGCAACTTGTTTTCGGCCCTGTTTGATTCGGTTTAGGACTATTATAATCTAatttattaggagtaagctgaaacaaacaagtagattattatagcagattattataatctaataagctgctctagaggagcttttttcagattattaagtggctaaagacccactacccttacaTACTTGAGAAAAATTATCCACCTATGCTATCAACCGAACAAATAGCTGAGGGCATTATAGACTTTAGCctttcaaacccaataatccagacaaacaaacaactcacagcttattttatgtcagcttattataatccagcttatagtaatctggcttaataatctagattataataatcataagctgaaacaaatagGGCCTTCTTTTATGAAGTAAAATATATTCTGGAgtagtagtttattttttacccCCAGGAATACTGGAACCTATGGGGGTTGAATTGTTCTCTCTGACGTTCCTACAATAATTTTTCAATTGTTTCCTTTGAAGTTACTGCTAAGATGGTATATAAAATTCTTGTACGCAGTTTTTCGTACCAGGATAGGGGGTAAATATACAGTTCAAACTATACCGTTGaatttcctgctctatcaatagaacttcgcacgtTTAGTgggagtcgttaaaaaaaagaaaaataatgttTGATCAAAAAATAAACGTCCGAAATTCATCCACGTCACCATAAATAAAAAGTTTAAAATACGTAGACAAATCCCATACATCTATTTTTTAATCCAACTGTAGTTTTTAGTTTTTAGGTTTTCactacatatgtacatatgtagtTTCCACCAAATATTTTCCAAAAATGCAGGTAGATATTAAGCCACCTCGGCTAAGTCGTTAAGCTCATTAACAAACATTATCTTGTCTATACCATCTCTATAATTTTAACATTTACCaatttatcatatattaatataatagTAAACAGTAACTAGTAAAGTATTGGAAGAAAACTAAAGGACTAAAAATTTAGTAAGAAGCACTAATAAAAGGTAAAGCGATCTTGTATAATGACAAACTTCACCAGCAACTTGCGACTAGCTCTCCAAGGCTGTGTTTTACTACTTTACCAACCTCTCCCGTTTCATTTCCACGCGTAAGCTTCCTAAATTACTAAATGTGaatgtttttataaaaatttctaaaaattatattaatccattttaaagTTTGTAGCCAATACTTTATAATTATGCGCTAATCCTTtgcttggttttttttttctgaaagtaAGGTTGGCAACCTTGCCTCCCGAACTCAGCCTATAACAAACTAAAAGGCTTAACTTTCATCGAGACCAACCACAAACTTTCTCCCAACCCTGTAAAGAATAGGGAAGTGATGTTTGCTTGGAGAACTTCTAAAATTTGACGTTGTTTTAAGATaaaatttaccaaaatttgggaAAGTTTAGATTGGCATGCCCTATTATCCTAGGCGTGGAAAAGAGGCGCATAGGAAAAAGGTGGTCAAATCAAGAGGCTGGGACGAGATAGACACGAGAGGAGCAGTGATAACAAGCTAAGCCGGCCTAACAAAATCGCACGAGGAACAGTAACAAGGTGGTCCTAACACCGACGTACCCATCGCCGTGTTGGGTCCCCATCCGGTTGGTTGCTAAGTCTGAAGATTTGGGCCGATGGTTTTGATTTGATCACCACCTCACCTCTCACCTGTGGGCgagcctcccctcccctccccgtctCGTCTTCAATGACGTTTAGCCGGACCTCCAGGCAAAGCATCACAGCTATAGCGAGTTTTGTTCCCAGGCAACGGGGTTGCCATCAGCATTCAAAGCGAAATCTCCCAACCCAATCTCCAGCAACGGACCTAACGGTGGTGGTAGGACACCACCCCAAATTCTCCTGCCGATCGCACGCTGGTCCAGGCGACGATGAATGCGCCGGGATGAGCGCGATCGCAATGTTCAATGTATACAGGTACAGTTTGATGAATGAGAGTGAGATGGATCAAGCAAAAGTCGCCCAGATCCTCTGATCTGCTTACTGGAGACCTGCAAGCTTAGAAACCTCAGCATGATGGTGATTAATTGAACTGGGAGCACTGGCACAGATGGAGGTAACCTTTCAATTCTTTTTATTCTGTTTTATCATGTCTAGGATCAGAGATCCTGGAGGCACCCAGTACCACATGCATTTCTGTATATCCCTTTTGTGCACACAAGACTGACATATTGAGGAGAGCAGTTTGAAGCCGGGGTATCACAAAAGGTTGTTGCTCTAGAACTCCAGCATGCGGCCTCGGAGGATAGCCTCAGCTTTTCTGACTTCCTGCACTGGTCCAATGATGAATACCTGAATTAAGGGAAATTGGATGAGGATCAGtggaaattagaaaaatatgtaTATGCTCGATTGGTTTGTCTGCATAATGTAGAAGGTTATTCAAAGAAGAGAATGGAAGACTATTCAGTGTTTGGGTATGTATCGCCTTTTTTCCACCGTCTTTTCATGTGCTAGGGAGAAGGACCACCTAATGTGATCTCGCTATTCATTTACTAGCAGCAATTGCTTTCTCACTACGTGTTGCCTCACGGATCAGTCCAGCTAGGGTACTGATTGTGACATATATAGGCTGCACACAATTTTCATATGCATCCAGCCCTAGCCCACGCAAGCCTACTATGGTACTGATCACCTTAGCTAGAAGATAGATATATCTGTTCAGTAGTGATCACCTTGAGATAAGTCTGCTTAGAATGTTACAGACTTACAGGTAGTAAAGACAAGGAATGGAACCTCATAGGGCaaaatgtaaataaaaaaaaaagagcagcaAGACTTGTGCCAAAATAAATCAGAAACAACTTTTTATTAGAGCCATACATGTTAGGAGCCCAGTCCCGCTAAATGTTTGTGATTATATGAAACCCACTCTAAACTTAACAAGTTTGTTAGGACAACAATGTGCTGAGCCTGGCACTTCAAAATAATATGTTTCAATGACTACCTATTTGGTAGTCTTTTTCCATTTGTAGAATTACAAGAACTTTAGTTATTAGTAGTATTAATTTGTTCAAGTCGATAGATGGAGCCAGTAAGTCAGTGAAGCATGACTGTGGAGTGTGGACTGACCAGTAACCAATTGAATATATTAATTACAACAGACAAAGGCCCTAGGAAACTTACCCTGTCTGGAGGTCCCTTTGCACCACCAATATGGATTTCAACACTGCAAATATGCGTTGAAATGAAAAGGAATAAATAAAGCTTCACAGAATAATATAGATTTAGAGAACATCTACAAAATCAGACTTAGTATGTTTACTTGCAAGATGCTTTCACTTCCATTATTGATGATCCTTTTCTGCCAATAACACGCCCCATTTTGCCAGGAGGCACATCCAAGACTGACAGGATATCCACCTCAGGAACATAAACATCAGGTTCAATTTCATCTGTATGACACAAATATCAATCAGCAGTTTAGCACAAATGTCCGGTTTTACAAAGTTGAATATAAAATAAACTTGAAGAATTAAAGAATACAATTGAAAGACATCCATGATGTGTTAGTGATGCTTATATTTAAGACTATACTTGCTTGCCAAGGTCCAAGTTACTTTCTAACACTTCACCTAAAAATGCCAGCCCATAAAGCAACCCTGACTTGCATTTCAAAATTGTCATTCTGACTATCAAGTTTCAATAGTATCTGAAGAAACTATAGGCAAAATGGACCTTTTAGCATATGATAACTAAATGGATTTGCAATATGAACAAATGGGGAGAAAAACACATTTAGATGCACTGACCAGGGACAGTTGGAAGAGGTGGCCAATCCGCATACTTGTTGTCATTTATGCAAAAGCACCTGCAGTATAGCTCACTGCGAACTGACAGACGCCATAAAGATACTTTGCTTAACTTCTCCATCATTTTCTCATGTATACTGAGAAGGAAGCGGACATCATCTGTGGCTGCTCGAATCATCATTTCAGATAAAGGCCTATGCGTCCAAAAGTTAGGGTCCTGAAAACCGATGTAAGCACTTGTCAGTTGTCAAGAAACCAGGATATCAGCACAGTGAAGCATCGGATAGCCAAGCATTATCATAAAATAGAGAGTAACATAAGATTTCAGATCTTCAGCACAATAACTTTCTGTCTAACAAAGTTCTACAATTCCCGTCACATATTGCTAACCTGCCTTAGAAGGGTACGGACTTCTTCCTTTTCAGGATATGCCATTCCTACACAAAGCAGTATCACACCATATGATCAATCAAACAGAACACAAGAAAATGTGCTGCGGTCCTTCATACACTTTGTCAACATCTAGGTAGCTTAAAGAGCATAACAATTAATTGATAAAAATGTTTGACAGAAGCAGCAAACTGCTGTGATGCAACCACAGTACATTTTGTAGTTTCAATGCACAACCTACCAAAAGGCTTTCAACATATTTGCAAAGTATTAATTTAAAGAATTACAGAAGTAATAGAAAACTGTATAAGAGAGAGGGAGCAATCATCCCAGGTGTTCTAATATTCATGGGTGAACTGATAGGTTGCAGCCTAAGGCCTAATCATACACACATTAAATGAACATATAATAAGGCAGAATGTCCACGTTGAAACGATTCATGACTGAAATAACCATGTCATATAGAAGTTACGCTTGGACAAAACTTGCAGCAGCTTGGATATGTAAGGCATATACATCAAAGTTAAAGCACTAGCAGTAACACTAAGCATAATGTGTTGCATTACATTAACTTATAGTTCAAAATAAGAACCTGGCACCAAAAGATCACAATCAAGTGGAACTTCAtgaatacaaaaaaaaaaactctgaggcaacacttccttttttttttctaaaggaaaaaaaaaagggtggtATGGCGACAATGCTTAAGAATATATAAATGTAAAACGTAGGAGCAGATAATATGTATAAGGAAAAGAAAGAGCTTGCATGCCAGCACAAGGTAAACTACAACCAAGGGGAGCTTATATAAGTATACAGTATACTGTGAAAGAACAGATCAGAAGGAACAAAACATGCACAGCAGTTTCGTCTTTTCGATTCAAAGGAACTCAATGGTTTAAACTAATTCAGTATAGTAAGTACCACAATATCGGGGATCAGCAAGGAGGCTGACAAAAGATATGTACTCATCGTAtcctctctttttcccttcCTGCTCCTCTAACAGAGAATAAGCGATCTGCACAAGAGTGATAATTGAAGTCCCTCCAAATAGAAACTACCATACAAATAGCTGCCAATTCGCATTACATATCTACAATGGCGAATGATAATGCAATTATTTCAGCTCTGTACAGGGTTAATGGTCCTAAGCTCATGATAAATTGGTAATGGTTCAGTTTTGATGAATAGAATTAGAAAAGCAGCAGATTATAATTTGCATGTGCACAACAGAAAAATTACCGAGATGCCTATAAATTTAGTCAGTAAGCATGCCACTGTGGCGCATACCACATGCATATGAACATCATTAAGAAAGCAGCAGATaataatttacatgtaaacaaCAGAGAAAGTACCGAGTtaactataaatttagtcagtAAGCATGCCACTATAGTGCACACCACATGCATATGCTGATTACCTGTGTATCCATCACATTATGCAATTTTATGCCAAACTGGAAATACAGAGCCTGCAATATCGTAACTCTCAACCATTAGTCAGGATCAATCTTCTagaacagaaaaaaataataatgcacTACAATAACTTCAGAGTTGTGGGTTAGGCACCTCACTGTCCCTTTTGCAGTCATGAATAACTTTGGTGACATATTCTGATTCAAGTGCTGGTTTGCAAGCTTCAATAAGTTCTTTCCCACCCTCAATAGCATCAACTAAGTAAACAGCGTCAGGAAAtgcaatctgaaaaaaaaatccaaatggaCCAATAAAAAGGTATTCATCATTACATCAGCAAGGACCAAACAATAtgtcgaaattaaaaataagctcaATAGGAATCTATGTGTACACAATACACGGAAATAACAGGAGGTAGTGGTTGCATCTAAAAGGCGCATATCAATACATAGTACTCAAAGGTGAGGCAAGACAACAAGCAATTACCATTGCGAATGATTTTCCTAGTTTGGAAGATCGTGAAAAAGGAATCTAAAAGCATATAAGCGATAGTGAACTTCCTTATGTAGGGCATGGCTGACACTTTGCAGGATGGAAGGACCACTATTAGGAGATGGTAGATACAAAATAGTTTGAAAGGACCACTATTATGAAACAGAAGATCGCATGAACATACTTCATGCTTCATAAGCTTCATTTGAACTCACCTGCATGATACAGAGAGCACCATGGCGGCAAAGGTCTACGCCTTCACAATCAAATCCAATCACCAGTTTCTGGGCAGCAGAGGGTTCAAGAAACTCAACTGGGAGTTGACCAGGTTTAGTAACAACCAGCATGGGCAGGGGAGGGGATAGCAGCTCTGAATCATTACCAGAAGAACTCACTCAGTTAGGACAAGGTAAGCAAGCTAGTTTCTCTTAATCGGTACATCTTAACCAAAAGAACCATATAATAAGAGGAAATAGAACTGAAATAATTCTTTTCATGAGTTGAAAGACTCCAATCAGTACAGGGCATGCTAGAAAATGGTTAATATCATGCTAGATGATGACACGCCTCAATTTACATGGTGAACAAAAGCTAAAAAAAGTGGAAAATACTGAAAATCAAGACCCTTTGATGTTAGGGTTACAGTCCAAATCCGGGACTGAactatctcaaaataaaaagCAATTCTGACCACATTTCGCATGAGGTAAAAGACACTGAGCAGCACATAGCAAGCTAGATGGAGTGACTAATAACATAAGGATCATGCATAAGCCAGTAAGCGGCTCAAGAACATCAGAATAGTCTtaacaggggcggatccaacttgggacatgggggtttgggggaacaaacaaactgttacttGTAGTACTAAGGTTTAAGGCTCTGAAATTAAGAGAAGAGCTTcatccagatctagaagagaagctagggttaacgaaaCGAACGAACGCGAGCAAATTCCAGACAAAAGTAGTGGCggtgggggagagagatgaatcagaaagaggatgtggatggatgctcaccaggatcccctcccctcccctcccctgctctgctcgccagatggagattgcggcgcccctcccctgttcagccgcgactcgtcttggcggcggaggagacgagagACGGgaggttttctttcttttacgcCTAGGGAAGGGGAAGATACTCGACTACTTTACCTTTTATCTCAATATCTTTACTACCTTAAAACTTTAGCTTTTTCTTTATAACAACCGGTAACTCACGTATCAGCAATACTAATAGAAAAAGATTAATAAACACAGTTAGGAATTGTGTCAACAATAAATTTCTCATACCACCAGCAACCACTGCCGCTGcacgcaccaccaccactcttTTTTCATGAGCTACCATCGTTTCTCCTCTTCGCCTTTACATGCGCAACCACACCCTTTATTTACCGACATGtcttttctcctcctccatcgTCATGCACACTATTGTCATGATCGTCATTGAGGTCGAGGCTGTTGGGCTTGTAGGGACTTAAGGAGATAGGAATAGGAGTCGACTCGACAAAGAGCGgagatccggactcctccttgATAGATTTAGCATTTCCCCAACTAttagagggaaaaagaaaatagagagagaaagctAGTGGGCGGAATGGTTGCTGAGTTAGGGTGGTCTAAATTGAAATGTAAAGTTAGCTGTTGTGTAAATGAAAATAATGGTTAAAGAATGACATAATATGAAAACTAGTACAAAGtgtaatttacttttttttcctctctagcACAATAAAAGATGAGTTGTCCATTACCCGATAGTCTTGTGATATGCTAGGTATGGTTGGGCCGGTGTATTTAGATATTACTAATAATCTTATGATATGTTGACAGCTGGACGCCTTCGACGGtgtgacatcccggcctagggcttaataggattaatagaatactcatatcaacaaattgcaacttctttttccggaagccgatctcgaaagaactctgaggttaaatgtgagggcagtctatgacctatgagaGCTGCCGGATATAAGCGGGCtcggcctgggagaggcgggacgttacaaagtggtatcagagccgactctcgtggtttcacgggcgcgtgtgtcgcagttgcgcgagcatggtgcgcatggctggtgtggatccggagtggtcacacagcatggcacatgcgctggcactggacgcACGGACGTGGCCAGGATGGGACGTTCCTGACCTGGGGTTGACCGACGAGGACGTCGAtgtcttaaggg encodes the following:
- the LOC4326337 gene encoding uncharacterized protein, translated to MLVVTKPGQLPVEFLEPSAAQKLVIGFDCEGVDLCRHGALCIMQIAFPDAVYLVDAIEGGKELIEACKPALESEYVTKVIHDCKRDSEALYFQFGIKLHNVMDTQIAYSLLEEQEGKKRGYDEYISFVSLLADPRYCGMAYPEKEEVRTLLRQDPNFWTHRPLSEMMIRAATDDVRFLLSIHEKMMEKLSKVSLWRLSVRSELYCRCFCINDNKYADWPPLPTVPDEIEPDVYVPEVDILSVLDVPPGKMGRVIGRKGSSIMEVKASCNVEIHIGGAKGPPDRVFIIGPVQEVRKAEAILRGRMLEF